The following is a genomic window from Armatimonadota bacterium.
GGCTGCGCTTCTTACTTTAGTGCCTGTCGAATGCGCCGCTTCCTTTATCACACTTCGAGCCTTTGTCCCCTCCATGGGCGCAAGCATAAGCGCGCCGACAGCACCTATCACCACTCCGGCAAGCATACCGGTAAAAAAGTTCTTTGTCATGTCACGACCCTCCGTCTCTATATTGCGAAAGATATACCGCAATTAGTAGGCGAACATAACAAGAAAGTTAGCACAGACAGGAAAACCTAAAAGCTCTGCATGCATGCGTTTTTTGGCTCGGACTTGTGGGTATAGTGGGATGAATGCTGAGCCTAATTGTGTTAATCCATGGACAATTGGAACGGAGAGATACAATGGATGCAAGAAAATCGTTTGTAATATGCTTCATAGGCATGATACTACTCATATTGCCGATCTGTGTCGGGGCAGCCACCTACAAGTTGCCTGTTAGAACGGCCACTCTTGCTGTTCAGGCAGATCACTACGGAGAATTTGTGAATGGTGAACCAGTTGGCAATTATGACTTCCAAATAGACCCAGCAGTGCTTCGGGTGGGACGGGATGCAGCCACAAACATGATGTACTACAGCTACATCATGTTCGACTTCCAAGAGTATTCGCAATTACCCCCAGATGCAACCATATACTACAGCCTTTATTTGGCTACAGCTTGGGCACCCGATGGCGTTGTAGACTACGCGGGTTCCGTAATGCCTGGCGCGGACACACAGATTCCAGAACTATCGGACTTCGACTGGAGCAGCCAGATCGGTGAGACAAACTGGTCTCCGAGTAGTTTTGGAGTCGATCAGACTCTATTTGATACGTTTGGTCCGACCATCGTCCCATCACCTTCCGGTCATGATTACGTCGGATGGTTGCTTATGGAAAGCTTATCAGGGGATCTGTTCGGACAGGCCCCAATAGAAATAGCTGGAATCAACAATCCATACGGTTTAGAAAGTCCCCACATACTGGTTACCACAGTGCCGGAACCCACTTCATTGGCAGGATTAGGCACAGCATTACTGTGCCTTTTTGGACAACTACATACGCGCATCCGGAGAAAGCATTTGCTGGGGTTAACGCTTATCGTTGCACTTGTGTTATGCGCGTCTGGTTTGTTGATGGCCGATGTAGATTCCGAGCCGGGTGAGAAATTGGGATTTTCAATGCTTGCCGGACCATCTATCCCTCCCACGGCCGACATTCCCTCAGGTTACAAGTATTTGCCTACATTTCCAAGATACCTGTGGTCATTCGGATGTGCTCCAACGACAGGGGCAATGATCGTAGGTTACTACGACAATTCAGGCTTTCCGAATCTGTGGCCTGGCGCTTTGGCTCCGACTGGTGGTTACCCTCACGACAACGGATCATTTCTTGAGC
Proteins encoded in this region:
- a CDS encoding YtxH domain-containing protein, which translates into the protein MTKNFFTGMLAGVVIGAVGALMLAPMEGTKARSVIKEAAHSTGTKVRSAATRVGQKTHKKMGAIKQAM
- a CDS encoding PEP-CTERM sorting domain-containing protein (PEP-CTERM proteins occur, often in large numbers, in the proteomes of bacteria that also encode an exosortase, a predicted intramembrane cysteine proteinase. The presence of a PEP-CTERM domain at a protein's C-terminus predicts cleavage within the sorting domain, followed by covalent anchoring to some some component of the (usually Gram-negative) cell surface. Many PEP-CTERM proteins exhibit an unusual sequence composition that includes large numbers of potential glycosylation sites. Expression of one such protein has been shown restore the ability of a bacterium to form floc, a type of biofilm.) gives rise to the protein MDARKSFVICFIGMILLILPICVGAATYKLPVRTATLAVQADHYGEFVNGEPVGNYDFQIDPAVLRVGRDAATNMMYYSYIMFDFQEYSQLPPDATIYYSLYLATAWAPDGVVDYAGSVMPGADTQIPELSDFDWSSQIGETNWSPSSFGVDQTLFDTFGPTIVPSPSGHDYVGWLLMESLSGDLFGQAPIEIAGINNPYGLESPHILVTTVPEPTSLAGLGTALLCLFGQLHTRIRRKHLLGLTLIVALVLCASGLLMADVDSEPGEKLGFSMLAGPSIPPTADIPSGYKYLPTFPRYLWSFGCAPTTGAMIVGYYDNSGFPNLWPGALAPTGGYPHDNGSFLEPEEGDTMQMYPSECDISASDEHVYDYISLNLSGQYWWGNGDDRWYKKTGGFQWYEHTPWNCVADYMGASVYYYRHKGEGSSWTVFQDNLQNTAVLKWKPYTWPYPNVYPNEKLDMTYGLAQYVADYGGVTGVRQARLGMVRTPITM